AGGCTGAATGGAAATCGCTGCTGATTTTGAGTTTAATGGACGTTTAACATAATTCTTCTTCTAACTGTTGCTTgccatttatttcattcacagGTATAACTTGGCAATAGGGAACGACAGCGATCGATCCCTTTTTCGTAAGCTGCCTATCAAATATGCCATCTTTGATGAAGGCCACATGTTAAAGAACATGAACACTCTGCGCTACCGCCACCTAATGGCCATTAATGTAAGTtgattttttcctctgttttgtggaatttacatttcttaccaaagaaatctgatttaatgGTTTCTGTGTTCTCCTGCAGGCTGAGCATCGCCTGCTGCTGACAGGAACTCCTTTACAAAACAACCTGTTAGAGCTGATGTCGCTGTTGAATTTCATAATGCCTACCATGTTCTCCAACTCCACAATGCAGCTCTCCAAGATGTTTTCTATGGTCAGTATCAGCATGCATGCTTGGTATGTTTCCAGTTTAGTTTCTTTAGGAAAGACATTTCCCTGTTAAGTAGCTGTATATTAACCAATGCGATGATGATGGACACAGTGATGAAGAGCATCTGGTTTTActtgtcacattttattgttcagCTGTAATGACTTCTTATACCAGCTGCCGGTTTAAATGTAGAATTTATAATCAAATAGTTTTATGAAATTTGACtcgttttttcctttttctcattAGAAATCTCACGAGGAACAAAGTCGATTTGAGAGGGATCGAATTACTCGAGCCAAACTCATCATGAAACCCTTTATCTTGCGACGAGTCAAAAATGAGGTGAGTTTCTTAGGAGAAATGACAGATATTTATCACACATTAAGCAAACTCCATGTGATTGTATGCAATCATCATAGTGTATGGCTGAAGCTATAGACGGCTTGTAGAAGAGGGATGGTAATTTAAATGAGTTAGTTAATATGGATGCATCATGTGCTCCTATTGGCTGATAGGGTCTGACCTGTTTTTTGATTCTTATTAAATTGTAAAAGTGTTGAGGGTGCTTCTACAATAAGGCAGCACAATATATTTCGTTATTcatattgaatatgactgcagTGCAATGATTGTTGACTGGTGTATTTTAACTGTTATAATCTTGCATTTAGTCAATGTTCACATCAGACATTGCACAAACAGTTAAGTCTGAGTGATAGAAGCAGAGAATGAAAATATTGCAACTGATGTCTTCATTGCAATATTGACCGATGTCGGCAGCATTGCAAAATTCTGAGAATACACTGCTTTGATTTACATTGTGAATATGGTTTGAGTTCTATCATTTTGATGTGCTTAATGTTTATCAGCTCTATACTTGAGCCGATGAAGCAAACTGTTAGCAAAAAAAgggatttaaaatatttgcttctcctaaaacataaaattacttacttttattttcactgttatCCTAAAGAAATACACTCCCCTGTTGTGTCTTACCTGCAGCTGGAttataaaaaatcatttattgacACACATTGGTGTGCTCATTCTTCCAGGTTCTCAAGCAGCTCCCGGCCAAAGAAGAAAAGATCGAGTTCTGCTCCATGAGTGAGAAACAGCAGGTTCTCTACGAAGCGCTTCTAAAGAAACTAAAGAGTACCACTATTGGAGAGAGTAAGACTCATTTCAACTGCAGGCTCCCTGTTGTATATGTGGGCTTTATTTATAACATAATGAAATGCAAACATCTCTTCTCTTTTAGAGCGTGAGCTGTGCAATGTGATGATGCAACTGAGGAAGATGGCCAACCATCCTCTTCTTCACAGACAGTACTACACCACAGAAAAGCTACAGGCTATGAGCCAACTTATGCTAAAGGTCTGTCCTGATACTTTGCTGGAGCTcacttttgatttcttttttcttcttaaaactaaaactatgaaCCTTAAATAATTCTGCTGTTGTAATGTTCTCAACTTTACTCTCCTAACGTTGAGATGCCTGCAAATATCCACCTTCATTTGATTGATGTTTCATTTTGCAACATCTTGTTTTCTTCCCactgttattttctttctttctcctcagGAGCCAACCCACCACGATGCCAGTGCTGCTCTGATTCAGGAAGACATGGAGGTGATGTCAGATTTTGAGCTCCATCGTCTGTGTCAGCAGTATTTCTCTATCGGCTCCTTCCAGCTCGACACAAGTCTCCTTCTCGACTCTGGGAAATTCCTCCACCTAAAAGAGCTGCTGGCCTCTCTAAAAAGCCAGGTCAGTACTGCTGAACTGTTTCTGTGACGCACAACCGAGAACATTTAATCCTTATTTACACTGAATATTTGGGCTTTTCTCTCATTCTGCAGGGAGACAGAGTGGTGCTATTCAGTCAGTTTACCATGATGCTGGACATTGTGGAAGTTCTCCTGAAACATCTACAGCATCGTTACGTCAGACTGGATGGATCCACTCCTATCGCTGACAGGTCAGGgatatttgtttatgttttaatactGATAACTCATCGCCTGTGACCAGCGTGTTATGAAACTGATGAGTATAAGAAATGCGTATAAAAGTTGTATACCAGCCATACAACTTTTATACCAGAAACTTGAAATGATTGGTTGGATAAACATGGTGACCTAACCTCTCACAGGACCTCTGTTCATATGTCAACAGTTGCCGACATATGAGACATGCACTATTCTGAGAAATACACAGTGGTAAAGACTCTCTGTGCTGTGTGATAAGTTGTTGTTCTCCCCCATGAATGTTATCAGAAGAACATTCAGTGATCAACCTTTTGGTGCCGCAGTTTCGGTGTATTTTCACACACTGACCTTGCTCTCTTAAATCCAAATACTATTCACATCGTAGTACAACTATCCACTAATCTctctttaaaacatctttttttcacCTTAACAAATATATTGTCTAATCAAAATCTTGCAAAAAATACCTGATACAATTTTACACATGGACGCTTCATTGTCCTCTATTGGTAAACAGGTAATATCTCTGCTGCAGGTGCATCTCAAGATATTATATAATGGGAAAACTTAAATTCAGCAGagtaaaacttttgtttttataaagtcatcaattttttttttttataattaattttgattattagAATTTACGAGGTACGAAAATCCAAAAGACCTGTTTAATGTTACACACAGCCTACTGCTTGAGAATCATTTTGCACAAATTAGTGCATCATTGCAGCGTGGCATCGAGGCGATCAGCCGGTGGATTGGCTGAAATGTTAAAGAAGCCGTGGATGCTCTAACCTTCTGGGTACTAATAATTGTCTtctttttatactttcattATTTCTTATAGTAGTAAAAGTTCAATATTGGCCTTTTCAGCTTCATcagctgagtttatttttaaggttgGAAAAATATACTGTGGACCAAAGTCTGAGGTCTTTTAAaaagctacatattttttaGAATCTGTGTTAAAAATTGAGATTTACCCTCCAAGATAACTTCAAAGTAACTTtcaagtttgttgttgttgaaagatttatctaataaaaacaaacatgcaggaTGTTAGCTTAGGATTTTGCTGAATAAATCCCTGCATTAAGGTGTTCTTCTAAACATTGCGGTATCTTCTAACTGCTCAGAATTTCTCTCCTGCAGGATTGTTTTGATTGATGAGTACAACACAGACCCAGACATATTCGTGTTCCTGTTATCGACACGTGCTGGAGGGCTCGGCATCAACCTCACCTCTGCTAACGTTGTCATCCTGCACGATATCGACTACAATCCCTACAACGACAAACAGGCAGAGGATAGATGTCACCGCGTGGGCCAGACCAGGTTAGAATGGCACATCAGCTTATTGTTTCGATCTGATTGTACATCAACACAGTTACTGAAGAAGACgactttatttattgatttatttacatcCTTGTAACTGGCAGGACTGTACAGGTGATAAAGCTGATCAGTAAGGACAGCATAGAGGACTGCATCCTGCAGCTCGGTCAGAAGAAGCTAAAGTTGGAACAGGACATGACTGCTGCTGACCAAGGTAAGGGACTCTGCGCACATAGATTATGTAATTGCTCTCTGGTTCTGCAATACTTCAATGCAACAGTTAAAGAGAATGCACTTAacttgaaaatgcattttagaaTAAGCAAGACTGTAATTTGTGATAGAACCAGAGACTTTGAcacaacattttacagtttttcttgcCATTACTACAATATTTTCACCAATATGGTGTGGAAAAGATATTTGATAAAGgagatgtatatttttattaggtACTCTGTTAATTTGTGGGTTGCTGAATTGCTTATGCATTGTTCTATAGATGATGAAGGAAGCATTCCTGACGACATGGCCTCTTTACTCAAAGCCTCTCTGGGACTGTGAAGAACATCAGCCTTGAAACTCGTCTGAACTGATGAAGACATGTGACTTTGGGCAGGCTGCTGCCAACAATATTCTGCCTTGAAACAAGCTGTAGCACGATAACTGTGCCTAAATCACAAACTTTAcctgctctgtttttctccacaCATGTGAACTGCCTTTGCGTTTCCAGGCTCTGTACATGTTTTGCTGGGTTAACCAGCTGTCACAAAGGGTTCAGTATTACAAGAGAAGCAAAAATGAATCACTTCATTTCACATGTCATGTTCATAATTATTCATATATAAACTTTCATATATTTTGGTTTGAGTTTCTATATAAAGTACACTTACCAAAAGCTAGAACCATTTTGAAAGTATGCTGCATGTAAAAAGTACCATCAGGTAAGAGATTCTGATACTCTCACAAGGCAGCTCTTCATGTACTGTATTTGGGGCCAATGCATTGGAAATGTACAGGAGTTACTGTAAAAGTTCTTTTTTAAGTCCTTTGTATGTTTCAAGGTTCATGTTTGgacttaataataaaatatataaatatcattggaataaatatcagtttttggCGTCATTAAGATTTAgttgaagaaatgttttcttttccacctTATTCTTAAAATTGTGATGCTTTGTCTAAATTCAGCTCAAGTCGGCTTTCTACAATGTAACCAAACTCTCACAGAGTAAATATGGATATAAACAGTACACTTTAAAGCTGAACAATAAGGTCATAGCTagatctttatttttcacatatttggaCCTGATGAACCTGACTTTGACTACATCTACAATTTTATTTACCGTTTTCATCCACTCCACAGCTATGGGTTGAGAACAAAGGTAAACGTATCGTTTGTTTTTACATGGTGTTCGCTGTGCTTTAAAATCATGTAGAGCACAATATGTATCCTATATAGGGGGTTTAAAATAACTGtacacattttgtatttcattttaaattaacttagtggagtttttttctctttgtagttataaaatactttgttgTTCTATAACATGAAATCACCAAAAAAGTTATCTACGGTTGTACATGACCGTGTGTGAAAAGGTTAAGcattattaatacttttgcaaagaatTGTACAGAAGTTTGAGCATCGATTTAATTCTTAATGCTATTAgactaaaaacatgttttaacagaAATCCATGTTTTATAGGTATCAGATAGTTGTGGGTCTGGAAAGTGTTTTTAACATTGCTGTAAGGAGAGGTCTTGACCAGAGGATTATTTCTCTATCTGCAATTGGCAGAAGTTAAGAGGAGACAATAAAACTACAACTGCTGACCAGCTGGTGTCAGTGGACCCTCTCATAATGAAcaaatgtttactttctttCTGAGGAAAGTTGTTGATTtatagcaggggtgtcaaactccagtcctcaagggccgctgtcctgcaacttttagatgtgcctctgctgcaccacacctgaatagaataattaggtcattagcaaggctgggagaactgatctacacaaggaggaggtaattaagacatttcatgtcagtgttttgtagctgtggcacatctaaaaactgcaggactgcggccctcgaggactggagtttgacacctgtgatttaTAGGAATGGCTGCAAATGTGATAAATGACCTCAAATAAGAGGAatgaaatttgtcattttcttaGTAATTCCCATTCCTGCCACATGGTGGCCACATCTGTCAAGTTATGCTCTGTTGAGTACATGCAGCCCAGGGCCTTCCACATCTGTTGGGAAAATCTACTGTATTTTATGCAATTTAGTATGTAACATAAGCAATAAACATTTGTCTTTggcattttttgaaaacattttacaataaattttaCATCTGGGGTTATATAAGGTAGATAACATATTAGTGattaatgttaatgtttaaaaaaaatgggcCCAGATTAACATGatcaatgaataaaatatatcaatatttagactcttaagaaaaaaacacaagcagaatGAAGAATGTTATAGTgtcaaagatttttattttgtacaaataatgaaaaaggaTTCTGACACTGCATAAATTTCTTGTGTATTACAAAGGGAGCTTACTTGGACTTTAACTAATAATTATAGTCTTTTACAACTTAAAACAGCTACTGTTAATAGGTGATGGTATAAAAAATTCCTGAAGTCTCTTACCATCTGTATTAGTGCAAATTACTATGTAGAACATAGGTTAGAAGTGCtctttgaaaaatgaagaaCTAGATAGAGAGGCTAAATACTTATCTTATTTACTCAGCATGTGGAGAATATCTGCCACATCTAAACCCTGTCAAATGTGCGTCGCAGCTAATGGTGTAGGTAAAATAGAGAACTCCTTTGCGCAGCTGACAGCTTAAAGAGTGCGTTCCTTTCTCAGGATAGACGATGCATATTCCTGCCATGTCATTGTAAAGAACGTCCCTATCCCAGACTTCGAACCTCAACTCCTGACCCAACTCCACTGAGCCAAAGTCATATGTGGCGTTCCAAACTGGGTCGTTGTTGTCCATCACAGTCTCAGTCTCCTCATACATGCTGCTGTAGAAGATCTTCACGTATGCATCTGTTTTTGTGAAAGTGTCGGCCCTCAATCCTGCGGCTCTGTGGATTTCCAGACTCAGAGTTCCTCTGCCGGCCCGTAAAGGACAGCAGTTATGATCCAAGTTGGGAGTCGGGGAGCAGTTCTTTGGGCCAAGCTGCTCCTCGTCCAGCTGGTTCTCATTTATATACTGTGTGACCATGCTTCTCAGATTTTCACTGATCTGATTGTCCTCCACCAAATGATGCAGAGGAAAGATGGCATAGGAAACCACATCTGGGTTGTTGTGGAGGCTGTTCATCCAGCTGTGGTATGCCTCTGAGGGGTCTTGTTGGTAGAGAATGTCGGGGAAATACTGCTCCCCTCCTATTACCTCAATCTTGTGCGTCATGAAGCCCTGGTAGAAGCCCATGCTCATGTTACCCTTCAGAAGATTGTCACACTTGTTGGAGAAAGTTGCATTAGCAGGAAGAAAACCAAGAGCCATCCGGAGTTCAAGATTCAGGCAGTTTTTGATCTCTGACTCCGAGAAGCCCTTCAGTGTGGCCAGACAAGTCCTGAAAGCAGTGATCCGCCTCACCTTACCCCCAAGCTGCACCtagaaacaaaaagtaaatgaaacatAGAACTTTAAATGGTAGATTTAGCTTTACTTGAGCACAGAACTGTTTGAGCAAAGGGAGGGATGTTTTGCATTTGTACAAGAATAAAGAAGCTAAAAACCTGGTGTATGTAATGTGTTCCGTAGGTGTCTATGAGGCGTCTGTACAGGGCTTTGTTCTGGATTGTGCTTAAGCTCTGAGGGAGTCTCCTCAGATGCTTTGTGAACTCTGAGCTCAGGTGGGGATGATCGGCCAGCCTATAGCTGCAAAAACAGAAGGCTGTAAGACAATCACCAACATAATGTTCATctttctgcaacaaaaaaagtttacaagCTTGTACAGTATTATTGATATGAGAGCCTGTTAGTAAACACTTTGCATTTCTtagcttttataaaatatttttggatattttctagatggcagtttaaaataaaacttttatgcCGTCCTTGTCATGTTTCGCatattgtttttctcagtaTATTTCTCTGTAGTGAATTATGCAATGCAGTTTAAAGTGCATTTTACTCTCTGGTTGTTGGTAATATTCTTGTAGTGGACAGAACACTGACGTTTTAACCTGTTATTGCCAAGTCATTTCATAATGTCCTTGTGAGACCATTGATTTGGTCAAAAACAATCTGTTATACCCTGCTGATGGCATCCTGAAAActtcaaaatgtgaaagttttcaTGTATGGTAGTCTCAAATCAAAGACCAGGAACATAAAAGCATCCGTACATCCTAAACCAGAATTGACAGTTTTCCAGTTTGAATGAAGTTTTGGGTGAGATAACGGATGTAATATTTAGACATTCTGTCAGACATCTGAGAGAAACGCTTCTCTAATCAGTTCCATGACCCACCAAACAGTTTATCATGACCAAATATAGGCACGCGGAAAAAGTCGAAGGGGAAGCAAAACTCTATTGCTGTCCTCTTGTGGCTTTTCTGGTGTGAAACGTTGGCAGATAAAGGTTCTGAAACTTTCCAAGTTCCTTTCTTTACTTCCTCTCCCCTTTTTGATTAGAATAGATGTAggtacacaaaacaaaacaaatgtgcagcATCTTCCGTCTAAATTCTGAGAATACAGGAGCTTTTTATAAAAGAGTGTTTAGtgtttctttgtatttaaattatCGGGAAAATTCCCACACTGTGTTGATAATGTTATTTATTAGTACCTTATGGGTGGTGTTGAATTATATTGGTGCCAAATAATCTGAGAACTACAAATTTGAAAATTTCCCACTTCATATTTGTGATCAATCTCATTCAATAGAACAGTAAggaacacattttcaaatacattttgcatattcactgctcaaaaaaataaagggaacacttaaacaggtgtttaacacttaaagtgttccctttatttttttgagcagtatattatGCTGAgactgactgatttatttattattaagctgcatttttatctaaaaatatacTTTAGTGCTACCTTCTCTCAATTCCAGATATTTTCTACTTATTTGgtggatgttttttaaaaaaaggcttagaaaatgaaatgacattAATTCACTCTCTTTTACTAATTAAGAAGTATTTGGAGAATGGGCGATTGTAGACGGGGCCAAACATTGCAGTGCCCCTGTAAAACTGGTCCTGGCCCCTGTACTAAAGACATAATAGTAAATCCTTTTCGTATGGTGGTGCTCACCGGCACAGAAACAGTAACTAATTGGTGCTTTGTACCAAATTTATTGTTTAACCTTTATAGTTTTACTTAAacaatgaattaataaaattgACCTGTTATACTGAATGACCTATTTGACCTATATTTCCAGTTTTATAGAGAAATTAAGCTTCTTTATTGTATGAAACAATGCACTGCATTCAGCCAAAGTAagcctaattttttttatcttacctGTAGTAGGAGCAACTGATTTCATGCATGGCAAACGTAGCTTTGTCCACACTGTGCTGCGAGCGTGCAAACTTGGCCAAATCTGAGCGGCTTCCTCCTATCACCGCCTGGCCTATTTTCTCTAAGCTCAAACCCAAACCCCAGTTGTTGTTCACCAGCGAGTTGGAGCTACGCAGCAGGGAGTCCACAGAATGGTGGAGTGCACTAGACAGCTGCTTACTGCAGCGGCTGAAGAGACGCCAGTCCAACACTGCAGCTGGGAGCCTCTGAATCTAAGCAAAGTGGAAGGAGGAGAAACAAATGATTTAGCGTTAGGGTTAGAGTCATGCTgaggaaaagaaactaaatatttctattaaagTGAAATCATTTTGAGAGGAGTGGAAACAGAAGCTCAAGCTGCAGATTTTACAGTTATCACCTGCCCGCCTTGGAACCTGTTTGGACACAGTGTGCAGGTACTGTTGTCATCCAGATGAGCTTTGACATTGATGACGTACGCCCCTGTGCGGCGCAGACGCACCACATCAAAACCCTCCCCTGCCAGGTTGTGACCTGGGACAAAAGGAGCCTTCTCACACTCTGGTCCGGTGCCAATCCGACAACCCAGGACCCTGCAGACTTCCAAAGTAACTGACAGTCTCAACACAAACAGGACAAAGTTTCTCCGCTGGTTTCCTCCTGCTTGCATGGTTACctaaatgtgacagaaaacaaagaggcCAGAGACACATATTTGCTGTTAAAAACACTCTCTTTTATAAGGAGAGTCTAAAagaatttgtttgattttagttttagatGAGCTTTAAATCCCTGGTATCACAGGAGCCTGTTGTAAACTGCAATAATCCTGCCTCAGATGTTAGAAAGAAATCATGCAAACTCACCTCTTACTGacttgcttttccttttttgttcctacagatatttttcttcttagcAGCGGTGAAGTGGCGACTTTCTCTTTGGAATAAACTACTACTTTGGGTTTTCTTCTTTAAGATTTCCATTCATGGTACGTTTGATTAAATGATGAAGTACAGAGACACTTAAATCCTGAAGTTGCAGCTGTAGAGAGCTGTGGCGTCTCTGGCAAGCTGTACTGAAAGCCTGCAGAGTTCAGTCTTCACTATGTCCTCTGCATATTGAAAAGGAGGGAGTTTCCAAATGTTTGAACTATCTATCCAAGGCTGTCTCTTGCCCATCCTTATTTTCCTGTCTCTCTTTCCCTGCAGATTTACACATTTCCTCTGCATGAGTAGGTTTGTTTTCATGGTCAAGACCCAGTTCTGTAAATCCCAGCCAGCCGTGTGCAGTATGTGTGTTGGCATGTGGATGTGTGGGGGAGGGAGAGATTTTGTGTTGTCACAGCAGAGGAGACCAACACTGATTTAAGGACTTTCCGGGAAATGTGTGTCTGAGTGTGTAGATGCTGCCATGTGTGTATACCGTAGGCTATGTAGTTTTATGTCTGTTGGACTGCatatgtgtttgtttaaaaccTTTGAGCTGCCCTGGTTGTGCacaggggaagaaaaaaaaccaaacacgtCTATTTGTGGATGCCAGTGGAATGTGTATGGGTTTTCTTCTTGAAGTCACGAAAGATCTGAAGACATTTTACAAAAGGTTTTATACACCAATAGAAACTCTCAAAAAGAAGACCCATCAGCTAGTAGGTATGTTGATTTTGGAGAATTGCCTGAGCAGCAGGCTCCGTCAGTCTAATGAACTGCCATATGCTGCCTCTATGATTGAATACTTTTTTAAGTGAATCCTTTCATGTGATCAATGGCCGAAGGTTCTTCAAGGATTTATTTACAGCTTCactgttttgttgctttattatATATGTCGTTTTAGAGAGATGTAGATTTTGAGAGAGGAGTGTGTATGTTACTTGCAAGGCTCAAGTTATAGGATCTTGTGTACtttaatgacataaaaataagcagaagcctcactgctaaatgttgtgttttattcaaagcAGTTTCGGAACACTTATGCACACGTGAGACTGAAACAAATGTGCTTTGACTTTGAACCAGGGTCAAATTATAGAAACGCTGAACTAGATGCTACTTCACACACCCTTGaagctttgaaaaatgttctgtacacaaaaaaacagtgtaCCTCCTCTAAAACAGATCATTAGAGGACGTTAGACACTCATTatatgactttgttttaaaataaactttaaacaaagCATCCTTCGGATTAAGTCAGATATTACCTCAATATGATCAATTACTCAGAAACAGCTTCTCCGTTGGGTTTGATGTGGCTCTCTCGCTGTTgttttataaagattttatttgatcagaTACTTAACATTCATGAGtacaacacaaaacacacacacacatttactagttttattgttgttattgctGTCAGATAAGCAAGCATACATTAAGAGTGTCTTATTGGCAGTATACAAAAAGTAAGCTCTTAACCTGGATTACACGACACAAATCAAAGTGAACTTGAgttgttttaatcatttttatgagcttttaacaaagaaaaatctaactAAACACAGCATCAAAGCATACCAAGtagagtaataataataatatacagtaaatgtGCTATTTTCCATGTGCACTTGGCACATGGGGGCAGCAGTGGTGCTTTACAGAGTTTAAAAGTCAGTTTTGCTTTCATCCGTGTGCGCTTTATATTGCAAAGCAAATACAGTTCTCTTTTAAGTTTCATAATTCATAATACAAagttttatgtgtaaaaaagtaatattctctttcacaaaataaatctttaaatttgtggaaaaattgttttaagaaTCAAAGGAAAATCACCCGATCTAGAGCCGTTTTACGCCTCCTCCTGGGTTGTCTCCCTCTCTGGCTCTTCAGCTATTTCCTCATATCCATCTGAACTAGGTCGAGAGTACCTCCTCTTTCTCCTAACAATCACTGCCACTACGACCACCAACGCTATCAAACCCATCACTAAAAATGCCACTCCTGCCTTTTCCCCACTTGACATCTGATTCATTTCTGGGTTGAACTTTCGAATGAGGTCTGGCATTTCCTCGGGTTTGACAAGTTTCCATGATTTAGTGGGCCCCACCCTGACCCAGCTCTGTTCTCCTTCTGTCATCACCATAACTGTGTTGGTAGCTTGCATGCTCACAAGAGGAGATTTAGTAAAAGGAGGGAGGAGGATTGGTTTCAGGTCACCCCCTGTAAACAGGCCAGACTGGACGCAGTAAAGAATTTCACAGCCATCGCTAACTGTGGCGAGGTGTTGGCTGAATTTGGGAGGGCATCTACGTTGGTTTTTAGCCAGTGGGTTACCAGACTCACAGCTGAAGAGACCTC
The genomic region above belongs to Xiphophorus maculatus strain JP 163 A chromosome 12, X_maculatus-5.0-male, whole genome shotgun sequence and contains:
- the LOC102227221 gene encoding perforin-1-like, which encodes MQAGGNQRRNFVLFVLRLSVTLEVCRVLGCRIGTGPECEKAPFVPGHNLAGEGFDVVRLRRTGAYVINVKAHLDDNSTCTLCPNRFQGGQIQRLPAAVLDWRLFSRCSKQLSSALHHSVDSLLRSSNSLVNNNWGLGLSLEKIGQAVIGGSRSDLAKFARSQHSVDKATFAMHEISCSYYSYRLADHPHLSSEFTKHLRRLPQSLSTIQNKALYRRLIDTYGTHYIHQVQLGGKVRRITAFRTCLATLKGFSESEIKNCLNLELRMALGFLPANATFSNKCDNLLKGNMSMGFYQGFMTHKIEVIGGEQYFPDILYQQDPSEAYHSWMNSLHNNPDVVSYAIFPLHHLVEDNQISENLRSMVTQYINENQLDEEQLGPKNCSPTPNLDHNCCPLRAGRGTLSLEIHRAAGLRADTFTKTDAYVKIFYSSMYEETETVMDNNDPVWNATYDFGSVELGQELRFEVWDRDVLYNDMAGICIVYPEKGTHSLSCQLRKGVLYFTYTISCDAHLTGFRCGRYSPHAE